The following proteins are co-located in the Halictus rubicundus isolate RS-2024b chromosome 1, iyHalRubi1_principal, whole genome shotgun sequence genome:
- the LOC143355823 gene encoding putative gustatory receptor 28b: MFQPKTFSETIRPILLLNILFGTGSIVLSKDQKAWKCVESVYMVIAWISFNIILSSHHIYRHALASTKINFNGLVATAWSVMSYELMTMLIFVTKFKMKSTQDLIEAIDRIDQKMQSIGLPSQYPIQYKHQIYHLSWWLAHVTVILVITWNIQIEPNAPIEDKIILTIAGNLIPIIITFVQLSFTLWVGYIRMNFRQLNHLLEEMIETTDHSGPKPFLAIRNSQVQKRRHLNAHAHDGNVETIAKVKKYHLDLIKIARRINKFYGMQLLLTTLIWLLTIVKLLYMFNLCIWQPLSTADIIYETCPLIIWLMINMSRMIHLHSNCMQTSNEAGKAGFLLCRLYNSSTSIQFRSEIQQFTHQVLENPLVLTVCGLVDIDRTFLSSVVGSIFAYLIVIVQLLRPQVEQRHHLVGNATDVNVTIIFKYKKPQLIPYFLLQNYHVRLWFPVTSTIRKDQQNPNHHTGCKLNSHETLENWIKDESWWIIETKRATCEQRLIFVTIIVRGSLSPSLLFPFLPGQLRPAKRGFQDIRTK; encoded by the exons ATGTTCCAACCAAAAACGTTCAGCGAGACGATCAGACCGATTCTGTTATTGAATATTCTATTTGGTACTGGTTCGATCGTTTTGTCGAAGGATCAGAAAGCGTGGAAGTGCGTAGAGAGCGTGTACATGGTCATCGCCTGGATATCCTTCAACATTATACTCTCGTCACACCATATCTATCGTCATGCTCTCGCAtcgacaaaaataaattttaatggcCTGGTAGCCACGGCGTGGTCTGTGATGTCGTATGAGCTTATGACGATGCTGATATTTGTTACGAAATTCAAAATGAAG AGTACACAGGATTTAATCGAAGCCATCGACAGAATCGACCAGAAAATGCAGTCGATCGGATTGCCAAGTCAGTATCCAATACAATACAAGCATCAAATATATCATCTCAGTTGGTGGTTGGCGCATGTCACGGTAATCTTAGTGATCACCTGGAATATTCAAATCGAACCAAACGCACCGATCGAGGACAAAATTATTCTCACTATTGCCGGAAACCTAATCCCGATTATAATCACGTTCGTCCAACTATCTTTCACACTCTGGGTCGG GTATATTCGAATGAACTTCCGTCAATTGAACCACTTATTGGAGGAGATGATCGAAACGACTGATCATTCAGGCCCTAAACCATTTCTTGCGATACGCAACAGCCAGGTTCAGAAGAGAAGACATCTCAACGCTCATGCTCATGATGGAAACGTGGAAACTATCGCGAAAGTAAA GAAATATCATCTGGACTTGATCAAAATTGCAAGGCGAATAAATAAGTTTTACGGAATGCAGCTTCTTCTGACGACATTAATCTGGCTCTTAACAATCGTTAAATTATTGTATATGTTCAACTTATGCATATGGCAACCTCTATCCACGGCCGACATCATTTATGAAACCTGTCCCCTGATAATCTGGCTAATGATCAACATGTCGAGAATGATTCACCTTCATAGCAACTGTATGCAAACCAGTAACGAG GCAGGTAAAGCAGGATTCCTTCTATGTCGACTGTACAATTCATCGACCAGCATACAATTTCGCTCCGAG ATTCAACAATTCACTCATCAAGTACTAGAAAATCCACTGGTACTTACTGTTTGCGGACTCGTCGACATCGACCGTACCTTTCTttcaagt GTGGTGGGTTCGATCTTTGCCTATCTGATCGTGATCGTTCAATTACTGCGGCCGCAAGTGGAACAAAGACATCATTTAGTTGGGAATGCGACGGATGTGAATGTGACA ATTATATTCAAATACAAGAAACCACAATTGATTCCATATTTTCTCTTGCAAAATTACCATGTGAGACTTTGGTTTCCCGTTACGAGTACGATACGAAAAGATCAACAGAACCCTAATCATCATACCGGGTGCAAATTGAACAGTCACGAAACATTGGAAAATTGGATCAAGGACGAAAGCTGGTGGATCATCGAAACAAAGCGAGCTACGTGCGAACAAAGGCTAATTTTCGTGACGATTATTGTCCGGGgatctctctccccctctctgcTTTTCCCTTTTTTACCGGGCCAGCTCCGTCCAGCCAAGAGAGGATTCCAAGACATCCGAACGAAATAA